The DNA segment GAGCACATCGAGCGGGTCCGAGAGATAGTGCTTGTAGAGTATCTTGAGCAGCTTGCGCCGCACGCTTCGTGGATGTCGCATCATGGGTGCAGAGTATAGCGTGGACGGCTCTTTACGCCAAGCGGGACACCGTGCCGGCACGGGGGAGCGCGCGTGCGGGGTTCGTTACGTTCCCGGGGTTGGCCGTGATATGATTGCGGTATGTTGCAGGGCGCAGGGTAATCGGGGCCAAGGGCCCGAAGGAGATAGGAGGCGCGAAAATGACAGAGCGCATCGGGAGAGAGTGCAGGAGCAATGCGCGGATGGCATTAGACCGTTTTCCGGCGGCTTGGGGCGTGTTCTTCATCGTGCTGGTCGTCAGCGCTGCCGCGTCGGCTTTGGAGGGGAGCGCTATTACCTGGCAGAAGTTCAGCGCTGACGGTGTAGTTGAGTCCCGCGCGTCGGAGGTCCGCGTACTGTACCCGGAACTCGTGCATCAGCCGCTGCTGGCCGGCGAGCCATTTACGCACGTGATCATATCGCTGCGCGCGGCAACTCGTAGTTCGGGGCCGGTGGATTGGGACGATGTGGCCGGGACGGCGCTGCGCCGACGCACGATTGCGGAGGCACAGTCTCGCGTTTTGAGCCGGCTTGGGGGGGCCGCGTACCGAATTGGGTTTCTCTATGAAAATGTCCCGGCATTTTCCGCGCACGCAAGCGGCGAAGCTCTTGCGGCGCTGATGGCGGACCCGGATGTGGCAACCATCGAGCCTGTGCAGCGGCGTGACCCGTTCCTGCGCCAAGGCATCCCCATGATCAACGCTTCGGCGGTACGCGGCACGTACAACGGGCAGGGCGTTTCGATAGCAATCGTGGATAGCGCGTTCGATTATACGCACCCGGAACTGGGCGGCGGCGGATTCCCAAACGCGAAGATCATCGGAGGCTACGACTTCGGCGATGATGACAGCGATCCGTTTCCGAACGGCAGCGATTCCACGCTCTGGCACGGGACTTCCGTGGCGGGCATTGCCGCGGGTGCTCTCGCGGAGACGGGCGACTACATCGGCGGCGTAGCATACAATGCGAAACTCTATGCGCTGAAAGTGGCGCAGACCGCGGACGGCGCGCAGTATGACGCAGCAATCCTCGCGGCATTGGACTGGTGCATCACGCATAAGAACGATAGCCCGGCGAATCCGATTCTCGTGGTGAACATGAGCTTGGGCGCGGGTCAGTTCTTTGCCGCGTGCGACGGCGTATCGAGCGTATGGGCGGATATGGCCGCGAATCTGACGGACGCGGGCATTACGGTTGTTGCGGCGACGGGCAACGAAGGCTTCTGCAACGCGATCGCGCTGCCCGCATGCCTGTCCGATGTGATTGCCGTCGGCGCGTTATGGGACGCGGACCTCGGCGTGGTGTCGACGTGCCTGTCAATGGATTCCTGCCTAAGCCCGGTCGCGGACCCAGGCTGTCTGGCGGGGCAGGGCGTGGGCTCGCAGACCGCACTTTCGGCGGGCGTGACCTTGTACTCGAACAGCGCCACTTTCATGGATGTCTTCGCGCCGAGCCACACCTGTTACGCTCCCGATGTCGTGGGTGCGGCGGGCTACAGTTCGGGCGATTTCTATGATGTTTTCGGTGGCACTTCCGCTGCCTCGCCGTATGTGGCGGGGGCAGTGGCCTGCCTGCAACAGGCTGCAAAAGCGAAGACCGGCAGCTACCTGCATCCCGTGGAAGTGCGTGCGCTGCTGGAAGCGACGGGCGCGGACATTACGGACCCGAAGGCCGTGCCGGCTGTCACGAAACCCTTGGTCGACTTGCAGGCCGCCATTGATGCTATCGGAGAGGGCGAAGGGGAAGGCGAGGGCGAGGGGGAAGGAGAGGGCGAGGGGGAAGGAGAGGGCGAGGGGGAAGGAGAGGGGGAAGGAGAGGGCGAAGGGGAATGCGCGGCTTCACTCATCAGCCCCGCGGCCGGTGCGGAGGTCACGTTTCCGGCTGATTTTTCGTGGAACACTACCGGTCTTTGCTCGGGACTGGCTATTGCTTTCGCGACGAGCACTACGCCTTCAAATGTTGCAGTTGCCGGCGTAACAGGAAATGGTGTCACGATCACGGAGGGCGACTGGAACGAAATACTGGGCATTATCGGCGCTGCGGAACCCTACTACTGGTCGCTTGGCGAAGTGGCGGGTCAACTGTATACGGCGGCGTCGCCGTGGCGGGCTTTCTCGGTCGCGGTTATGGACAGTCTCGCGGAATTCGACCAGGCGTGGAGTGACTTCGACCAGCATTACTCCTATTTTGCCTACAAGAGCATTGATTGGGACGCCTTGAAGACAGCGTACCGGCCGAATTTCGCCACGGTGCTGACGCCGCCGCAGTTCGCGGAAAACCTGAATGCCATGTTGAACGAACTGCACGACTGGCATGTCTACGTGGACGACGGGCAAGGCGGGCTCTACGGCTATAACGGCAGTTACGAGACGAATTTCCCGCCCACGCTGCTGACGCAGTACACGGTGGGCGGGTCTTATGCGACGGTCGGCAACGACGTCATCTTCCATGCAATGCTTACGGGCAATATTGCGCACATTGTAGTCGACACGCTCGATGCCACGGCGTTCTCGTCGGTGCCCGATGCGGCGATTGAGGGTCTGTTTGCGACGTATCAGAGCGCGGACGCGATGATACTCGACATTCGCAACAATTCAGGGGGCGCAGAAACCAACGCGGCGGAATTCGCGTCCCGGTTTGTCGCTTCGCCGGTCACCTATGGCTATACGCGTACGCGCAACGGCCCCGCTCACGACGACTTCGGCCCCCTGACCGAGAAAACGCTGCAACCCAGCGCGGAAACGCACTTCAACGGGCCGGTCGCCCTGCTGATTGGCCAGCGCGTCATGAGTTCCGCGGAATGGTTCACGCTCATGATGCGCGCCGCGGGCGCGGCGCTGGTGGGCGACACGACGCGCGGCGCCTCGGGCAACCCGCAGTTGTATTCGCTGCCGAATGGCGTGTCCTATGCCATATCGTCGTGGGAGGCCTACACGGCGGAGCAGGTCATATTCGAGGATGTGGGCATCGAGCCCGATATTGCCCTGGCGCCCGGCGCGGCGAGTTTTGACGCGGACAGCGATTTTGTGCTGGAAGCGGCAATAGCGGAGTTACAGGGGCAACTGACGGGCGCGGTCAGAGTGTTCATAGAACCTTCAGCGGCGCGATCGGCGGGTGCGCAGTGGCGCATCGATGGCGGTACGTGGCGTAACAGCGGCGACACCGCTGCCAGCTTAATTGTTGGATCGTATACGGTGTCCTTCAAGGACGTCGCGGGTTGGGACACGCCCGAGTCTATCGTCGTATCGGTGGCCGCGGGCGCGACGCAGACGCAAACCGCGACGTATGCATGCGCGGTCGAGGCGCCCGGGAATGTCAGCGCGTCTGATGGTACGGATGCGTCGCAGGTCGTGGTCAGTTGGAGCGAGTCCCCGGGTTCAGGGGTCGAATATCAGGTCCTGCGGGGGACCACGCAGGACAGCGCGAACGCGACCGAAATCTCGGGCTGGATTTCCGGAACGACCTTTGCCGACGCAACCGCCGCCGCGCCAAGCGTGGAAACGGTGAACCCGGGCGGCTGTTTCAGCGGTCCGCAGACGCAGGTTGTATTTCAGTACTACTATTATTGGGTCAGGGCGCGGTTGGACGATACATGCATGAGCGAAGCAAGCGGGGGCGACCGCGGCCATCGGGGCGAGGCCAAGGGGGCTGCGGCGTCGGATATCGCGCCCGCGGAACAGCAGTCCAGACCGGTGACAGCCGGGTCCGACGCAGCCACGCTGGCCTGCGGCATGCTGGGCATCGTGGCGTTGGGTCGTGTATCCAGGAGACGTTGTCCGCGGCGAAGCGCCGCCGGGCATGCGTCAAAATGAATGCGGACTATCGGAAAGGATTGTCCTAGTACGAGAAAGACAAGACACGGAGGCCAGAAATGTTTGGGCGGATGTTATCAGTGGTAGCGGGAGTCGTGTTGTTGTGCGGGGTGTGCCTGGCCCAGGAAGCGGCAGCGCCCGTGGACCGGACAAACCCGCTGCCCGTTGCGCGCGCGGTGGTGACCAGCGTGATTGCGGGCGACGTGAAAGGCCTGTTGGACCTGTATCACCCGGAATCCCGCAACGGACAGGACCTCAAGCGCCTGGAAGAGCAGTACAAAGGGCATTTCGACCTGCTGGTGGAATACTTGAGCCGCACGACGAAGACGGTGTGTGACGCCCTACAGGTCGAGCCGTCGTTTGGCGAAGTGACGCTTGAAGGCGACGAGGCGCTGGTGCCCGTCGCGTTCAGGAGCCGCGTGCAGAGCGATTTCACCTATGAATTCACGATGCGGATGAAGCAGGCAGGCCTGCCGGACGGAACGGGCACCGCCTGGTTCGTCTTTGAAGACGGCATGGACGACTTCTATGTCCGCGCGGAGGAAGCGTCCGCCGACATAGACGCGCAGATGGACGCTATGCGCCAGGAGTTGAATACGCGGGCCTTGGCGCTCTTGGAGGAACAAGAGAAACAGGACCGCGCAGCCGCCCTTCAGTCGCCGGCCGGGAGCGCCGCGCTCTTTGTGCGGTACCTGGTAGAGGCAAACCCGCAGGGGGCGGTCCGGCTGTTGCATCCGGAGTCGGAACTGGGCAAGCAGGCGCGTCCCCTGGAAGCCGGGAACGCGGAAGCGTTCCAGGTGTATGCGCGCTATATGAACCGCGTTGCGTCCCTTGTGTTCCAGGAACTGAAGATTACGCCAGAATTTGGCGAAGTCAGCATGGCGGGGGAAACGGCGGTCGTTCCCCTGAAGTTGAAGAGCGAGACGCAGCCGGACCTTGCGCTTGAAACGCCGGTTGAACTGCGCGAAAGCACGGCTGGCGAGGCTGCCGGCCACGGGTGGCATGTGTGGAACGGCGAGGCCGTTTTGAAGCTCCTGCTGACGGCGGGGGGCGCGCAGCCTGACTTGGCGGAACAGGTCAAGTCGATTCAGGACAACTATGAGGAGCGTCTCCAGGAAGTGAACGTCAGAGGGCCTTTCGGAAGACGCGAAGTGCCCATTCCCGAGAACGCCGCCACGGTGGACCGGTCGCGGCCGCGCGACGTGGCCTCGGCGTTGCTCGGCTTCAGCAGTAAAGGCAACATCCGCGAGGTCAACGCACTGTTTCATCCCGAATCGGACCGGTCGAAGCGATGGACGGAACTTGGCGCGGAAGCCGGAGCACAGGAGAATGCATTGAAGATTTCAGCCGCTGTCTACACGACCTTGTTCGAATCGCTCGAACTGGAGTGGGATGCCGGTGATGTGACCCTGACCGATACCGGGGTCACGGTGGCTGTGCACGTGACCAGTGCGGTCAAACCGGAGATCGCCGTCGACGAAACCGTGGCGCTGAGGCAGCATGCTCCGGAAGGCGGGATGCAGGGCTGGTACGTCTGGGAGACGAAGCTCTTCGATGCGCTGGAAGCCGCCGTGGGCGAGCACGATGCGGAATTGGCGGCGAAACTGAAGGCGCTTGAGGAGGAAGCCACCGGGGCGGAAACGGCGCAGGACGAGGTGGAAGAGAAGGCAGAAGAACGGAACGCAGAAGAGGCAGAAGCGGCGGAAGAGACGGAGCAGGCGCCGGATGCGTCGGAGGAGAAAGCAGACGGCGCGGAATGAGCGGGAAGACACCTGCGCCAACGCGCTTCCGGCGTGCGGCGCCGCCGTGGCTCAGGGTGCGTTGCCCGTCTGCGCGAGGGCCGTGTTGAGCCATTCGCGGGCCTCTCGGAGGTCGGGCCGGAGAATGAGCAGTTTTTGCACGTAGGGGATGAGTTCGGCGTGCTTGCCCTGTTCTGAAAGGACTTCGCAAAGCTTATAGAGCGCGCCGACATGCTTGGGGTCCAGGCGGATTGCCTCCTTCAGTTGCGCGGCGGCCTCGTCAAGGCGGTTCAAATGGGCAAGCTGGGCGCCAATATTGGCGCACGTGTTTGGATTCAGCGGGTCCAGCTCGTGGGCGGTGAAATACTCCACGAGAGCTTGTTCCCGGTCTCCGAAGCGCACCAGCAGGTCGCCCAGATTGTTGTGCGCGAGCGCGAACTTCGGGTCGAGACGCAGAGCTTCCAGGTAATGCTCGCGCGCCTCCTCGATGCGTCCGGCGACGGCCAGCAGGTCGGCCAGACCGCAGTGGACTTGCGCATCGCCGGGCCGCAACTGGAGCGATGTCTCGAAGGCCCGGATAGCTTCTTCCTTCTTCCCAATATCGATAAGAGCGAAGCCGAGGTCCTTCAGCCGGGTGGGATTCCCGGGGTCGAGGGCCGCGGCTTTCTGATAATGACCGGCCGCGGCGGCACGGTCGCCCAGCGCGCGTTGCGCGGCGGCCAGGCCCGCGTGCGCGTCCGCGTCCTCTGGCGCGAGCGACAGGGCTTCCTCAAA comes from the Candidatus Hydrogenedentota bacterium genome and includes:
- a CDS encoding S8 family serine peptidase, whose translation is MALDRFPAAWGVFFIVLVVSAAASALEGSAITWQKFSADGVVESRASEVRVLYPELVHQPLLAGEPFTHVIISLRAATRSSGPVDWDDVAGTALRRRTIAEAQSRVLSRLGGAAYRIGFLYENVPAFSAHASGEALAALMADPDVATIEPVQRRDPFLRQGIPMINASAVRGTYNGQGVSIAIVDSAFDYTHPELGGGGFPNAKIIGGYDFGDDDSDPFPNGSDSTLWHGTSVAGIAAGALAETGDYIGGVAYNAKLYALKVAQTADGAQYDAAILAALDWCITHKNDSPANPILVVNMSLGAGQFFAACDGVSSVWADMAANLTDAGITVVAATGNEGFCNAIALPACLSDVIAVGALWDADLGVVSTCLSMDSCLSPVADPGCLAGQGVGSQTALSAGVTLYSNSATFMDVFAPSHTCYAPDVVGAAGYSSGDFYDVFGGTSAASPYVAGAVACLQQAAKAKTGSYLHPVEVRALLEATGADITDPKAVPAVTKPLVDLQAAIDAIGEGEGEGEGEGEGEGEGEGEGEGEGEGEGEGEGECAASLISPAAGAEVTFPADFSWNTTGLCSGLAIAFATSTTPSNVAVAGVTGNGVTITEGDWNEILGIIGAAEPYYWSLGEVAGQLYTAASPWRAFSVAVMDSLAEFDQAWSDFDQHYSYFAYKSIDWDALKTAYRPNFATVLTPPQFAENLNAMLNELHDWHVYVDDGQGGLYGYNGSYETNFPPTLLTQYTVGGSYATVGNDVIFHAMLTGNIAHIVVDTLDATAFSSVPDAAIEGLFATYQSADAMILDIRNNSGGAETNAAEFASRFVASPVTYGYTRTRNGPAHDDFGPLTEKTLQPSAETHFNGPVALLIGQRVMSSAEWFTLMMRAAGAALVGDTTRGASGNPQLYSLPNGVSYAISSWEAYTAEQVIFEDVGIEPDIALAPGAASFDADSDFVLEAAIAELQGQLTGAVRVFIEPSAARSAGAQWRIDGGTWRNSGDTAASLIVGSYTVSFKDVAGWDTPESIVVSVAAGATQTQTATYACAVEAPGNVSASDGTDASQVVVSWSESPGSGVEYQVLRGTTQDSANATEISGWISGTTFADATAAAPSVETVNPGGCFSGPQTQVVFQYYYYWVRARLDDTCMSEASGGDRGHRGEAKGAAASDIAPAEQQSRPVTAGSDAATLACGMLGIVALGRVSRRRCPRRSAAGHASK